Genomic segment of Saprospira sp. CCB-QB6:
CGGCCAATTCTTCTTTGACCTTAGCAAAAACGGCTTGGCGTTCCTCCCATTCGAAGCCCACTTGCTTGGCTTTTTCTTGGATACGGTAGGCTTTGACCAGGGCGGGCAATGATTTTGGCACCCCTTGCAAGACTGATTTTTTGCCTTCTTGCAGTTTAATTTTCTCCCAATTGGCTTTGACGGTGGCCTCATCTTCGGCCTTGGTATCGCCATAAATATGGGGGTGTCTACGGATGAGTTTTTCGCAGAGATTATTCAGGACATCGGCCACATCAAAGGCGCCTTGTTCGCTAGCGATTTTGGAATAAAAGACCATATGCAGCATAATATCGCCGATTTCGCCTTTGAGTTCGTCCAGGTCATTTTCCAGAATGGCGTCGGCCAATTCATAAGTTTCTTCAATAGTCAGGTGGCGGAGGCTTTCGAGAGTTTGTTTGCGGTCCCAGGGGCATTGTTCTCGGAGCTCGTCCATAATTTTGAGTACGCGCTCGAAGGCGGCTAATTTTTCGGATACAGTATGCAAGGCAAATATTTTTGGTCCAAAAAGAGAGTTTACTTTGAGTAACAAATGTACAAAACAAAGTTTGTAGAAGCTAAATTTTTGCTTTGATAAGCTGGGGCGGGAAAATTATCCTTGATTTTGCTTGCTTTTCTTTTGGTTTGGGGAAGTATTTTTTGGGGCTTCCCCTTCCGCTGAGTTAAAACCGAGTGCAAAGCGATATCGCTTTGCGAGCGATACAAAATGAGGGTTCCCCCTCATGAATCATCGGGCGGGTCGGGCTGTGTCGTGGCTCGCAGGTCTGCTCGGCCCTGCAGTTTTTTCGCTATGCTCAAAAACTTGGGTCTGCGGCTAGGCCGCACCACTTTCCATCCCTAAGCCGGCGCTTTTGGCGATTGGGCTGGCTTAAAACAGAAAGGGCCAGCAACTAGTTGTTGCTGGCCCTTTTTTGTGGGTTTCAATGCTGCTTCGCCTGCAATGGGTTTAACCTCTTCCCCAATGTAATGCTTCCTATAGAAACAACCTAATTTCCATCCCTACAACTAAGGCTTATACAACTTAACAATTCCATATTGACGATCAATCTCTTTTTTTGCCTTACTCAAAACTCGTTCTTCACGATGAAGGACCTCAAACTCTTCAAACTTAGAAGCCTCTATTAAAGCTAAAACACCCTCTTTATCATAAAGCCTAAAATGCTCCCCAACAAAAGGAAGATCCAACATAACTTCCTTCCATACAAAAGAAATTACACAGCAGCCCCCAGGCAACAATAAATCATAAAGCTGATCTAAAAAATCAACTGGATTCGGCCAAAAATATATACTATTCACCGTAAATATTTTATGAAACCGACTTCCCTCATAAGGCAATTTCACCCCATCGTATAAAGCAAAATTTGCAATTCCCTTCTCTACATAAAACTGGTTAATCCGCTCCGCCTCCGCTTTCATTAAAGCCGAAATCTCCAAGCCCCAAAACTGCAACTCTTCAGCCTGAGCCAAAAGCTCAGCCAAATGACTGCAATTCGCATGTCCTAGCTCTAAAACAAGCTCTCCCGAATTTAAATTCATAGCCTCTATACTCGCTAAAGTCATCCCTATATTACTCTGATGTAACTGCTCCCCCACCTTTAGCCCCATATCCCCAGAAGGACAATACAACTGCTCTTCTAATGCTTTCCAATCCTCTTTCTGATCTGATGATTTCATAACTCCTTTTTTATTGCTCCCAGATTTGAGTCCCCAAGATATAGTTTTTTATTTAGAATAAATCCAAACAACAACTTAAAGTCTAGTTCGCTCTTAACAGTAATTTGATTTAACAAGCCCTAAGCCGAACAAAAAAAGCGTATTTTTGCGCCCATTATCGCTTGTCTAAATCTGGAACGCTATGAAAAACATTATGACCAAATATATCTTTGTGACCGGAGGCGTAAGCTCTTCTTTGGGTAAAGGTATTATCGCCGCTTCTGTAGGTAAACTCCTGCAAGCTAGAGGATTCTCTGTAACCATCCTCAAACTAGACCCCTACATCAATGTAGACCCAGGAACCCTCAATCCCTACGAACATGGAGAATGCTATGTAACCGAAGATGGAGCCGAAACAGATCTAGACTTAGGCCATTACGAACGCTTCCTCAACCAAAATAGCTCACAGGCTAATAATGTGACGACTGGCCGGATCTATCAAAGCGTCATCAATAGAGAACGCGCAGGGGATTACCTCGGTAAAACCGTGCAAGTGGTCCCTCATATTACCAATGAAATCAAACGCAATATTATGTCCCTCGCCAATCAAGGGAATTACGATATTGTTTTGGTCGAAATCGGTGGTACAGTCGGCGATATTGAATCTCTCCCCTATGTCGAAGCCATGCGCCAAATGCGCTGGGAACTCGGCCGAGAAAACTGCCTAACCGTACACCTTACTTTGGTCCCTTACCTGCGTGCAGCTGGCGAACTCAAAACAAAACCTACTCAACACTCCGTCAAAGAGTTATTGGGCTCTGGTATCCAACCCGACATTCTGGTCTGCCGCACCGAACATCCCCTCAGCATGGAAATCAAACGCAAATTGGCCCTCTTCTGCAACCTAGACGCCCCCTCTGTAATCGAAGCCCGAGACGCCAAAAGCATTTATGATGTGCCTATGCTGATGCTCAAGGAAAAACTCGATAGTAATATCCTTACCAAACTTCGCCTACTCGATCGACACGAACCTAAACTAGACCGCTGGAAAGGCTTTTTGGGCCAACTCAAAAACCCTATGCATGAAATCGAAATCGGACTGGTCGGAAAGTATATTGAGCTACAAGATGCCTATAAATCTATCCATGAAGCTTTTATTCATGCTGGCGTAAGCAACGAATGCAAGGTAAATATCCGCCATATCCATTCTGCCCATATCAATGATAGTACAGTTGCTCAAGAACTGAAAGGACTTTCAGCCGTTCTTGTCGCTCCTGGCTTTGGCGAAAGAGGCGTAGAAGGTAAAATTACCGCTATCCGCTACCTACGCGAACAAAAAATTCCCTTCCTCGGTATCTGTCTCGGTATGCAATGCGCCGTGATCGAGTTTGCCCGCAATGTACTCGGCCTCAAACAAGCTAACTCTACCGAAATGCAAGCCCAAACCCCAGATCCTGTTATTTCCTTAATGGAAGAACAAGAAGCTATCGAAAACCTAGGCGGTAGCATGCGCCTAGGCGCCTACCCCTGCCAATTAAAAGCAGGCAGCAAAATGGCCAAAATCTATGGCCACCAAGATATCTCTGAACGCCACCGACACCGCTACGAATTTAATAACAACTACCTAACGGAATTCGAAGAAGCGGGACTAATCGCCTCTGGCCGTAATCCCGAAACTGGACTAGTCGAAGCCGTAGAACTCCAAGATCACCCCTGGTTCGTCGCCGTGCAATTCCATCCCGAATACAAAAGCCGAGTAGAAAACCCCCATCCCCTCTTTGTCGACTTTATCCGTGCTGCTCTAGCCTATAAAGAAGCTGAAGAATAAGCCATTAGTATTTCTAAAATAGAAAAAGGAGTTGTAGCCTTAGGGCTGCAACTCCTTTTTGTGTATTCCCTAAGAATGTGGGGAACAATTACTTTGTTTCTGTAGCAACAACATCTGCTTTAATCGTCAAGCGAGTTTCGGCAGGAATGGTGTTCGCACTAAGGGTTACAAACTTAGTTTGTGCGCCCTTTTTGTTTGCAGAGTTAAATTCTACTTCAATTTCACCAGATTCACCTGGAGCGATAGGCTCTTTAGGGTAGCTAGGAACTGTACAACCACAAGAACCTTTAGCATTAGTAATTGTCAAAGGCTTTTCTCCTTCATTCGTAAACTTAAAAGTATGTTTTACTTTTTCGCCTTCTTTAATCGTTCCAAAGTCAAAAACATCCTCACTAAACGTCATTGTAGTAGCAATAGCTGGATCTACGGCATCCTGTGGGTTGCCAGACTGTTGAGACTGGATTGATTGAGGGGGTTGCGTTCCAGTAGGTCCTACTACATTGTTATTCTGAACAGCTACATTGCCTTTTGTGGCCTCTGCTTCAGCTGCAGAAACACCACCGCCACATTGCATAAATGTAAACGCCATAAGACCAATGAATGCAAAGCTGAGAAATTGGGCTGCAAATCTTTTCATCTTGTAAAGAGAAATTTTGGTTATTATAATCTATCCGCATTCATTGCGGATAACAAAAGTAAGGCTTTCCTCTCAAAATGAGAAAGGCCGACCTTTAAAACAAACTTAAAGGATAGAAGTTTAGCCTTTTCCGCCCCTCCCCTTCAAATAGGGATAAAATGCCTTTTCCATCCTTGGAATATACTCTACAAAGAAACGATTCGCCTTCGGCCAATCTTCTTCTCGGCCCAAACTTACCCCCTCCAAATCAAAGCGAATACGACTCATTTTATTATCCGGCAACTCTTGCCAAACTAAAGCTTCTCCAAAGACCTCTTCTATCTCCTCCTTCTGCCCAAATAGCTTTTTAAACAATTTCTTGTTCTTCGCCTTCTCTGCCCCTATAATAGAAAGCTCAATCCTCGCATGATCCTTCGTCATGATTAAACTATAATACACACTAGTCGTTCCTGCTCCACAACTTAGCCAATGATCCTTAGAAGGAGATACCCGCTGAAAAAGTGTCGTATCCTTTATTTGAGGCAATAGTTGCGTCCAATATTTCTTGCGCATGAAAAAACGATCCTTCTTTCTAGCCGCTGTCTTTTCTTCCAAGGCCTCTTCTTCCCCATATTTTATAGCTAAAGCATCCTCCAAACCAAATGATGGCAGCAAACGCTTCAAAATGACAAACTTCTTATTGCTATCTAAATTTGTCTCTACAAAATAGGAACCGACAAGCAACTGTGGCGCCCGAAAATCCTCAGCCCGCTCACTGACTTTAAGCCGAGCAGGCTGACTCAGCAACAAAGCCGCATCTTTCTGATAAAGCTGCCGCAAAACATATAAATACATCTGCGTAAACTTATGCTCTACAAGCTTTTCTCCCTCAAAAATAAAATAGGCTAACTTCTTATTCTTAGGCATACTCGCCTCGAATATATTCATCTCTGGCTCCAACAGCTCCTCATTGAGCTCAACTTCCGGATAAGGCCAAATCTTCAAAAAACGAGCTGTAATCAAAGCCGTCCGCTCATGATAAGCCCGCAAATCCCAAGCTGCTAAACTACTCAGGTATTTATTCAACCAAAGTCGACTATACTGATAGCCTTGCTCTTTCCCCTGAATATTCATCTCCTTTTTGGCCCTAAAGGTTTTATTCCCCAAAGCCCCATTATTGCCCGATAAGGTCAAATTCCCTATCGTATGCAAATAACGACGCTCAAAGGCATCTATCTCCTCCTCTGACAACTCCTCCCTCCAAGCCTCACTAGGCTTCTGCGGAAAAATATGCTCTACACTAATCCGCTCATCACTAGTGTCTACAAACTCTCTGTTGTTATAGTTTTCTAACTTCTCAAACAAATAGTCTCTCTTCCTAGCAGTTATATTATACAAATCCCTATCTCTCAAGGCCTGCTGCAACTCCGCATCCAAGGGAAAACGCCCCGCCCCTTTCTTACGCAAAATTGAAAGGTAAATAGAGTTTACATAGTCCTCACTATCTACCTCTGCATACAAAACCATGAAGATCTTGTTCAATACACTAGTCGGCAAGCCCACAATAAACCGCCGCCACACATAAGCCTGCAAAAACTGAAGAATCGCAATCAAATCCGACTTAGAAATCACCCCATTATCCTTGTCCTCAAAAAGCTGCAACAAAAAAGGATAAACTACATGGACCTCCAATTGATTGATGTACTCCAACTCCTGCCGAATATCCTTGTCTCGCTCCGCTCTTGGGTTAATAAACGAATGATAATGATAAGACAAACTCTTGATCTGCTCCAAATCATTCCAATATTCCTCTCCCTTCTTATCCTGATACTTCTCTTTAAAGGTCTGGTAGACCTTCGACTTATTCGGTATCGCCTTGTTCTTTAAGGTTAAATAATCCCGTATAAATGCCGATACCATCGACTTTTCCGTCCCCCAATCCCTCGCATTCTCTTCTATCGGATACCAAACTCGCTTATATACCCGCCCCTGCTCCTTAGGCTCCAAATCCATCAAAATATAATTCCGAATCAAGTCAGACTGCGAAAGATCCAAACCCGTCGAGTTCAAACTCTCAAAGATCCGCTGCGGATCATCTTTCCCTCGCTCCAAAGCAATCTCTACAAAGATCAACCGCTTTATCCCCTGCTCAATCAACTGAAGGTTCTCCGCATGGACCAAACTCCTAAAATACCGATAGTTCTCTAAGACCTTAGTATACCCCTCTAGCTTATCCTCCTCTCCCCAAAGTATCGCCTCAAAAGCAAGCGCATTCTTATCCGTTTGCTTCAACTTCAATTTATACCGCTCTTCCTCCACATACTCATTGCACAAATAACTTTTGTAAATTCTATCCGCTAAACGCCCCTGCCCCGACTCCAAAGCAAAGCGATACAAGGCCACCAACAAAATACTTAAACTGGTCAAGCGCTGCTGCCCATCAATAATCACCAATTCTCGAACCTCTCTACTACTCCCCAAACCCTCATAAATAAACACAATGCTCCCTATAAAATGAGACGAACGATCCTGCTCCACCACATCTATAATGTCCTTAAATAAATCCGAACACTCTTTCCGCCCCCAATCATAATTGCGCTGATAAATAGGTATAATAAACTGGGTATCTGGAGTTTTCAAAAAACTGACTACCTCCAATTCTTTGGCGTTCATATTTGGTCTTTGTTTTTAGTTTATATTCTCCTTTTTTTGGGGCTGCCCCGCCCTGCGGGCGGGTCGGGCTGTTGCGCAGCTCGCTATTCGCTCGGCCCTTCAGCGCTGCGCGCTTCGGGCTGCCCCTGCGGGCCACTGCTGTCCATCCCTCAGCCTGCGGGCGCTCCGCGCCCTGTCCCCTCCAAAACTAGTTTTCTGCAGCCAAACTATCCTTGGCCAACTGCTCGGCCCTATAGGCCTTCCACTTCTCCTCTGCTAGCTTCCAAGCGGCTGATTTAGCATCCAATACATCTTCCTTCAGCTCGCTTTCCCAAAAGGATTTAAAGCTGTTGAACTCTGTTCTCGTCTCTGTCTTTAAACTTTCTATCTCGCTATAGATGTAGAAGTAAAAGAAGGCTCCCGCCCCCAACAAGCTCAATAACATCCCTAACAATAAGCCTAACCAAAATGCACTGTTCTTCATTAGTTATGGATTTTCACGGCCCGCTCAAATCCCAAACGCTCTAAATGCTCCTTACGCGCTTGTTTAAGATCAAAGTCCTGAAAGCGAATCTGCGCCCGCAAAAAGTCAAAGGCGAAGTCAAAGTCCATATACTGATAACGGATGGGCAAACTACCTGGTCCTGCCATATCCATCAATTGCTTTTGATTCAACACCTGAAGTAGGTCTCCTGCCAGCTGCAAAAAGGGATTCAAATGGTTTTCTATAAATTGTTGGCGCTTATCTCGGTCCAACTCAAAGATTTCTTGGGCCAATCGACAATAGGCTTGCATAGCTGGACAATAATCTAAGACAAAGACATTACTCAATTCATTCCGACGCGCTCGAACCATCTCTCCATTTTTTTCTCTAAGCTGCTGCTTGAGGTCCTTCAAGATCAATCGAATGCGCTCATTCTTAGCCTTGCACTCGTCTTCCAAAGCAAATAACTGATCGTTGCGCCCCAATTGCAATTTGGCTATTTCTGTTTGATATTTGGCCAACTCGCCCATAAAGCGACTACGCGCCCAAAACCAGCTAATCGTCACCAAAGCTAATAAGCCCGTAAAGCTCAAGGCATAAAAGGGCAACTGCTCGACAAATTCGTCCCAGTTCATATCTATAGGGGATTAAAAGGGTTGTACAATAAGGATAACGAGCCCGGCTAAGGCCAAAACAGCCAAAGAGATATAGATAATCAAGGGAATAGGGCTCCAAATGCGCACTTTTTCCAAAACGGGCAAGTTTTCCTCTGCCCGCAAAGCATACAATAAGCTATCTATACTCTGATAGGGATCTGCCGTTGGCCTAACCGCATAGTTTGGATCAATGGGGATGGCCGAAGGCGGTGGCAATTGTTCAATAATTAAATCAAGCTTCTCTTGTTGTTGCTGCTCCAATTCTTGCAGTCGATTTTGCAGACTTTCTAGCTCTTGCTCTATAGAGGCTTGCTGTGCAGAGCGCAACTGCAAATAGGCCCCAGCCGCTAAACCCTGTTCCCCAAAGCTTTGGTCCAAAGCCAAGGCCTCTCCCTTAAAATAAAGGCTTAAATCCTCGGCTAGGCTGTTCAAAAAGCCCTGCTCTACTAGCTGCAACAAGGCGTCTTGGGGCAATTGCTCTTCTGCAAAGGGCAAAGGCGCATAGGTTTGGCCCAAAGGGTCCTGGATATAGATAAAATGCTTTTGTGCTGGTCCCTCTTGCTCTATCCGCAAGATACTGCCCTCATACAAATCACTTAATTGCTGCAATTGCTGCTCGGCTTGCAAAAGTTGCTCACCAAAAGCCAGTTGATATTGCCCCCCTCGCTGAATGAAGCCACTTAATTCTAACTGCTCTAGCATTTCCGCCGCAGAGAAACTAAGGTCCACCTCGGCATTCATTAAGGTGCCGTACTGAGGGTGCATGAAATTTAAATTGAGTATAGGTTCCATAGGTAGAATGGGGATGTTTCAAGTCCGAATATACTATTATATCTATTAAATAACAGCTTTTTTCTTAGAAAAGCAAAAGGCCCTAGCTTGGAGACGAGCTAGGGCCTTTTGTTTTGGTCCTTTTTTGCGGCGGACAGGGCCGATAGGCCCGCAGGCTGAGCTGCCCGTAGCAGGGCCGCCCTTGGCGGCCGACCCAGGCGGCAAAGCCGCCGCAGGGCCGAGCGAATAGCGAGCTGCGAAGGGGAGCGACCCGCCCAAAGGGCGGGGCAGCCCCAAAATAATCAGCTTCTCAAAAGCAATTTAAGATCTATTGCCTTGATCAACTAATCAAATTTAGCCTAACGGGGAGGAGGAGGACCACCAGGACCACGACCGCTGCGATGACGCTGATGATGCTCGATCATTTCCTTAGATTTTTTCTCATCGACTAGGCTACCCTTTTTAGGTACAAAGCGATAGCTAAAGCGCAACATGAAATAGCGCTCCAACACCTGCCCAATTTGGTCCTCGATGTAGTTGGCCGTAAAGCTTCGGCTAAGGCTAGTGTTTTGGCCCAAAATGTCATAGACATAAATGCCTAACTCCCCTCTTTGGCTCTTGAATAAGAGCGTAGAAATGCTCGCATTCCAAAGCAAGAAGTCTGTATTGAAGCCATCTGATAAACCTGCATAGTGTTGGTGGCTCAAATCCGTTTGAAGCACTAGGGTTTTCCAAGGGTTCCAATAAGCCCGCAAGCGAGTGTTTTGGTTGTAATAGCGGTTGTTAGAACTTGTATTCAAACTGTTGATTGAATAGTTGACGCTACCATCGGTACTCAAGGTAAAATCAAGCTTCTCGCTGATGTTTGAGCTCAATTTGAAGCCCAAACGGCCAGACGGCTGGCGAGAGTAGTTCAATTCGTTGTTAATCAAGCTAGGCGTTTCTGAGAAGGAGCCACCCAGCTTAATCCCAAAGTTAGACTTGATAAAATTGAGAGGGAAACTGTAGTCTGCAAAGAGATCCAACTGATACTGACGGTCCAAGTTGACATCCTGTGTTAGCTGCGTTCCCTGAGCTAAATCAATCCCCAAGAAAGAAGTATCCTGATAAGCAATGAAGGTGCTTTGTCCTAGGTAATCTTTATTGTACTGAGCGCCAAAACCTACAAAGAACATACTGTTTTTGCTAGGATTGGGGTTGGCGTAATGAAAGCGAATACGGTGGCTAGTTGCCTGGACCAATTTTGAGTTACCCATTGACAATTGAAGGGGGTTGCTATTGTCTACTACCTCTTGCAACTGCCCAATGCTGGGTTCATCAGTACCCGAGCGGTAGAATAGTCCAAAATTCTTAGTCTTAGAAATCTCGTACCGCATCATAGCGAAGGGGAGCACATTAAAGAAGTTGTAGCTATTCTGAAAATCTTGCGGATAAACCTGTGTTGCCGATAAGGTAGCCCATTGTGCCGTAGCACGGGCATACATACGCAAGCCTTTTTTGTTATAACGCAAGCCTACTGAGGCCTGATGACGGTCGTAGCGGCTATCTGCTTCATTAGAAAGCAAGGTATCCAAGAGGCTATAGACTCCCCCATCGTAATTATAGGTAAACTGATCAGCTTCTCCATAGCTAATAGAAGGATCATAGCGGAATTGCAACTGCATCTGCTGGTTAATGGGCTCACTATACTCCAAACGAGCCGAATAACTACGGCTGTATTGGTCCAAATCCGAGGACTGATCAATAGAGTCAATTTGATTTTGGCTATAATAGCTATTCACAGACTCTTGCTTGTTGTTTCCGCTCTGCCCACTCATCTCCTGTTGTAGACGGATAGAAAAGGTCCGCCCCTTCTTCTTGAGGCGATGGCGATAGAGCAAGCGATTGCGCAAATTATAGGCCGTCAACTCACTATTAAACAGATTTTCACTCGCATTCAAGGGCTGCTCAATATTGTAAGTCTGCGATTGACCAAACTGCTGCCCCTCATTGATTTGCATGCTAAAGTTGGGCTCAAACTCTAGTTGATTGCGATCGTTGATATTGTACTCTAAGCGGAAAGTAGCTCGGTGATTTATATTTGTACTATTCTGGCTTTGCGACTCTAGATAGTATTGTCCTGCTTCCTCTTCAGAAATATAACTACGGAAGGTAGAATCAAAGCCCGTATTATTCACTTGGTTAAAGAAGTAACTTCCGTTGAACTTCCACTTTTCATTCCACTCATTGCTGTAGTTAATTCCTCCTGCATAAGTTTCATTGATTCCGCCATTGTCATCTACAAGGAAGTTGCCTAGGCTACCACCGCGCCAACGACGGCGACCGCTGCCGCCCGAGGCCGCAACGCCAGCCAAATCTTCTGAACTAAAGTTTTGCTCATTGATATTGTTCCATTGGCCCAAAATTGAGATGCGTTCATTGCCATTAAAGCGGTTGTATACCCCCCCCAAGCGATAGCGCCAATCATCTTCGGGCTCTTGACCATCATCATGTCCCAAACCGGCATAAACTCGCCCAAAAGTTCCTGAACGATACTCTGGTTTAGAGACAATATTGATCGTTTTACTCTCCTCTCCATCTTCAAAGCCCGAAAACTGGGCCTGTCGACTCTTTTGATCATATACCTGTACCTTATCGACCATATCTGCTGGTAGATTTTTTAAGGTATTTCGAGCATCTTGACCAAAAAAGGGCTTTCCATCAATCACCACCTGCTCAACGGTCTCCCCTTGGGCCTTTACGGTTCCATCCTCAATCTCAATACCTGGCATTTTCTCTACCAAATCCGCCGCCGTAGCATTGGGGTTGGTTTTATAGGCCTTAGAATTAAATTCTACGGTATCGCCCTTGAGTACAGCAGGAGGCGTTTTCCCTACTACATCTACAACGCCCTCTTCTAAGGCAGAAACTTTGAGCAAAATAGGTCCGAGGTCTACCTCTTCCTTATCTAAAAGAAAAGGCTGCTCATATTTTTCATAGCCCAAAAAGGAAATTTTGAGCAGGTATGGCCCCTGAGGGGCCTGTAACTGGAAGAAGCCATCCAAGTTGGAACTACTCCCAAATTGTTTTGTGCTGTCTTTGGTTGACTGCAAGATAACATTGGCCCCAATGAGTGGCTCTTGACTCTCTGCATCAAAAAGGCGCCCATTAAGCTGCCCCTCTTGTGCCGAGGCGCTCCAATGAAGGAGCAGAAAGAATGCTAATGATATGTAATATTTCATTGTACAGGATTGATGAACTAGATAAATTCTAACTGAAGAGAAAAACCAAGCATGATTGACCGTTCGCTTTCTAGCTAAGGGCAGCCTAAAGCAAGGAGTGGCTACCCAAAACCACTAGACAGATCGACGATCAATAAAGTCTTGAAAAGCCTCTTTGTATTTGTCCGAAACGGGAATATGCTGCTTGCCAAATAACAACTGCCCCCGCTCTATAGTCGATATCTTATCTAAATTGACAATATAGGATCGATGAACCCGCATAAAGCGATGTCGAGGCAAACGCGCTTGTAAGCTCTTCATACTGAGCAAACTCAACAAGCTTTTATCGGTAGATTTGCGATGAATACGCACATAATCCTTTAAGCCTTCTATATAAAGAATGTCATCTAAGGCAATCTGCTGCAGCTTATAGTCTGATTTGAGAATAAGGTAATCCTCTGTGCCTAAAACACTGCTTTCTTGCAACTGCTGCTTGGCCTTCTGGGCCGCCGATAACAATTCTTCAAAGGCAAAAGGCTTGAGCAAATAGTCTATAGCATTGACTTTATAGCCCTGAATGGCATACTGCTCAAAAGCTGTGGTAAAAATGATCTTATGCCCCTGCCCCGCCAACTGCTGGGCCAGTTGCATCCCACTCAAATTGGGCATCTGAATATCAAGAATGAGCAAGTCCACCCATTCATCCTCCAACTGCTCTAAAACAGAGAGGGCATTACTGTGGCTGCCAATCAACTGCAAAAAAGGGATTTGCTTGACGTATTTTTCAACTAAGGATAAGGCCAAAGGCTCATCATCAGCCACAATGACAGAATATGTTTGCATAAGTTTAATATTTTGGAAGGCAAAGACGGGCCAAGAAATAATCCGATTGGGCCCCTTGTTCAAATTGATAGTCCTGTTCAGGATAAAAGAGCTCTAAACGCTTGCAAAGATTCTCTAAACCTATTCCCGAACCGCTTTTATCACTTTCCGTTTTAGGAAAAAGGGAGTTTTTCACCTCAAAGCAAAGC
This window contains:
- the mazG gene encoding nucleoside triphosphate pyrophosphohydrolase, giving the protein MHTVSEKLAAFERVLKIMDELREQCPWDRKQTLESLRHLTIEETYELADAILENDLDELKGEIGDIMLHMVFYSKIASEQGAFDVADVLNNLCEKLIRRHPHIYGDTKAEDEATVKANWEKIKLQEGKKSVLQGVPKSLPALVKAYRIQEKAKQVGFEWEERQAVFAKVKEELAELEAEVENNEQDKIEEEFGDLLFSMINYARFLKVDPELALERCNRKFIKRFQYIEEQADKPLDEMSLSEMDALWNEAKTK
- a CDS encoding class I SAM-dependent methyltransferase, coding for MKSSDQKEDWKALEEQLYCPSGDMGLKVGEQLHQSNIGMTLASIEAMNLNSGELVLELGHANCSHLAELLAQAEELQFWGLEISALMKAEAERINQFYVEKGIANFALYDGVKLPYEGSRFHKIFTVNSIYFWPNPVDFLDQLYDLLLPGGCCVISFVWKEVMLDLPFVGEHFRLYDKEGVLALIEASKFEEFEVLHREERVLSKAKKEIDRQYGIVKLYKP
- a CDS encoding DUF4268 domain-containing protein, which codes for MNAKELEVVSFLKTPDTQFIIPIYQRNYDWGRKECSDLFKDIIDVVEQDRSSHFIGSIVFIYEGLGSSREVRELVIIDGQQRLTSLSILLVALYRFALESGQGRLADRIYKSYLCNEYVEEERYKLKLKQTDKNALAFEAILWGEEDKLEGYTKVLENYRYFRSLVHAENLQLIEQGIKRLIFVEIALERGKDDPQRIFESLNSTGLDLSQSDLIRNYILMDLEPKEQGRVYKRVWYPIEENARDWGTEKSMVSAFIRDYLTLKNKAIPNKSKVYQTFKEKYQDKKGEEYWNDLEQIKSLSYHYHSFINPRAERDKDIRQELEYINQLEVHVVYPFLLQLFEDKDNGVISKSDLIAILQFLQAYVWRRFIVGLPTSVLNKIFMVLYAEVDSEDYVNSIYLSILRKKGAGRFPLDAELQQALRDRDLYNITARKRDYLFEKLENYNNREFVDTSDERISVEHIFPQKPSEAWREELSEEEIDAFERRYLHTIGNLTLSGNNGALGNKTFRAKKEMNIQGKEQGYQYSRLWLNKYLSSLAAWDLRAYHERTALITARFLKIWPYPEVELNEELLEPEMNIFEASMPKNKKLAYFIFEGEKLVEHKFTQMYLYVLRQLYQKDAALLLSQPARLKVSERAEDFRAPQLLVGSYFVETNLDSNKKFVILKRLLPSFGLEDALAIKYGEEEALEEKTAARKKDRFFMRKKYWTQLLPQIKDTTLFQRVSPSKDHWLSCGAGTTSVYYSLIMTKDHARIELSIIGAEKAKNKKLFKKLFGQKEEIEEVFGEALVWQELPDNKMSRIRFDLEGVSLGREEDWPKANRFFVEYIPRMEKAFYPYLKGRGGKG
- a CDS encoding CTP synthase — its product is MTKYIFVTGGVSSSLGKGIIAASVGKLLQARGFSVTILKLDPYINVDPGTLNPYEHGECYVTEDGAETDLDLGHYERFLNQNSSQANNVTTGRIYQSVINRERAGDYLGKTVQVVPHITNEIKRNIMSLANQGNYDIVLVEIGGTVGDIESLPYVEAMRQMRWELGRENCLTVHLTLVPYLRAAGELKTKPTQHSVKELLGSGIQPDILVCRTEHPLSMEIKRKLALFCNLDAPSVIEARDAKSIYDVPMLMLKEKLDSNILTKLRLLDRHEPKLDRWKGFLGQLKNPMHEIEIGLVGKYIELQDAYKSIHEAFIHAGVSNECKVNIRHIHSAHINDSTVAQELKGLSAVLVAPGFGERGVEGKITAIRYLREQKIPFLGICLGMQCAVIEFARNVLGLKQANSTEMQAQTPDPVISLMEEQEAIENLGGSMRLGAYPCQLKAGSKMAKIYGHQDISERHRHRYEFNNNYLTEFEEAGLIASGRNPETGLVEAVELQDHPWFVAVQFHPEYKSRVENPHPLFVDFIRAALAYKEAEE
- a CDS encoding DUF1573 domain-containing protein; translation: MKRFAAQFLSFAFIGLMAFTFMQCGGGVSAAEAEATKGNVAVQNNNVVGPTGTQPPQSIQSQQSGNPQDAVDPAIATTMTFSEDVFDFGTIKEGEKVKHTFKFTNEGEKPLTITNAKGSCGCTVPSYPKEPIAPGESGEIEVEFNSANKKGAQTKFVTLSANTIPAETRLTIKADVVATETK